A genomic segment from Dietzia psychralcaliphila encodes:
- a CDS encoding GNAT family N-acetyltransferase — MTDTAAPETGTGGCRGVGPGEARVLLGVLESDPLVSCPAAEKFAASGAVPGPEGRFLTLGGPERSLVFVGNSVLPLRGDAHDHHALGLAVAGLGLGPMSVHGRRDQVSPLWNALGTCWDPPREYRDSQFLMELQGPVDQSLVLGGIRAATIVEFEQVLAAAAAMYREELGSDPFAVGSGIPFRRRVARSLARGRTWVGVDDGEVFFKADVAAVSPWSAQIQGVWVRPGRRGAGLGTGGIAAVCAALQSGRLTPSLVVNGSNTAARSAYRRVGMIDVVDYATVLM, encoded by the coding sequence ATGACCGATACGGCTGCGCCGGAGACGGGAACCGGCGGGTGCCGCGGGGTGGGCCCGGGGGAGGCCCGCGTTCTGCTCGGGGTCCTCGAGTCCGACCCCTTGGTGTCGTGTCCCGCGGCGGAGAAGTTCGCCGCGTCCGGTGCCGTCCCCGGGCCGGAGGGACGGTTCCTGACGCTGGGCGGCCCCGAGAGGTCGCTGGTGTTCGTGGGGAATTCGGTTCTGCCGCTCCGTGGTGATGCGCACGACCACCACGCACTCGGACTGGCGGTCGCGGGCCTGGGGCTCGGGCCGATGTCGGTACACGGACGGAGGGATCAGGTCTCCCCGCTGTGGAACGCCCTCGGCACCTGCTGGGATCCTCCCCGGGAGTATCGCGATTCGCAGTTCCTGATGGAGTTGCAGGGGCCTGTGGACCAGTCCCTCGTGCTCGGCGGTATCCGGGCCGCGACCATCGTCGAGTTCGAGCAGGTGCTCGCCGCCGCGGCGGCGATGTACCGCGAGGAGTTGGGGTCCGACCCGTTCGCTGTGGGTTCGGGCATCCCGTTCCGCCGCCGGGTCGCGCGTTCCCTGGCGCGGGGGAGAACCTGGGTCGGGGTCGACGACGGCGAGGTGTTCTTCAAGGCCGACGTCGCCGCCGTCTCCCCGTGGTCCGCGCAGATCCAGGGAGTCTGGGTCCGCCCCGGACGGAGGGGCGCGGGACTCGGGACCGGCGGGATCGCCGCGGTGTGCGCGGCCCTGCAGTCCGGGCGGCTGACCCCGTCGCTGGTGGTCAACGGATCCAACACCGCCGCCCGCTCGGCGTACCGACGGGTCGGGATGATCGACGTGGTCGACTACGCGACCGTCCTGATGTGA